Proteins from a single region of Nocardioides anomalus:
- a CDS encoding potassium/proton antiporter, which produces MSIDVHQLDVFVLWGSAVIFVAILAVRVSSRTRLPSLLLYLLMGVAIGEAGLGIGFEDAELAHSLGFAALIVILAEGGLTTTWRDLRPSMKLGLSLATVGVVVSVAIVAVAGHYLLGLRWELAVLLGAVTSPTDAAAVFSVLRVVPLPKRLTGALEAESGLNDAPTIVLVTIISTGALAEHGLPYNVGLVLYELLAGLLLGLAVGFAGAWVMRRAALPSSGLYPLAVMALCFLSYGVAAGVHASGFAAVYVAALVLGNSELPHRAATRSFGEGLAWLAQIGLFVMLGLLLSPGRIELSTVGYAVVAGLVLTFLARPVSVAVSAVVQPMPWRELSFISWAGLRGAVPIVLTTIPLAEGVDGSERLFDIVFVMVVIYTLLTGPTLPAVARTLRVARRSEPRGLDIEAAPLERVAADLLQVSISPVSKMHGVEVGELRLPRGASISMIVRDDETLVPERRTVLRHGDDLLVVTPRRLRDKTEERLRQVSARGRLAQWLG; this is translated from the coding sequence ATGTCGATCGATGTCCACCAGCTCGACGTGTTCGTGCTGTGGGGCTCGGCGGTCATCTTCGTGGCGATCCTCGCCGTCCGCGTCTCCAGCCGGACCCGGCTGCCGTCGCTGCTGCTCTACCTGCTCATGGGCGTGGCCATCGGCGAGGCGGGGCTCGGGATCGGCTTCGAGGACGCCGAGCTCGCGCACTCGTTGGGGTTCGCGGCCCTCATCGTGATCCTGGCCGAGGGCGGTCTGACCACCACCTGGCGTGACCTGCGGCCGTCGATGAAGCTCGGACTCTCACTCGCCACGGTCGGCGTGGTGGTGAGCGTGGCGATCGTGGCGGTGGCCGGGCACTACCTGCTGGGGCTCCGCTGGGAGCTGGCGGTGCTGCTGGGTGCGGTCACGTCGCCGACCGACGCGGCGGCGGTGTTCTCGGTGCTGCGCGTCGTACCCCTGCCCAAGCGGCTCACCGGCGCGCTGGAGGCCGAGTCCGGGTTGAACGACGCCCCGACGATCGTGCTGGTCACCATCATCTCGACGGGTGCGCTGGCCGAGCACGGGCTGCCCTACAACGTCGGGCTCGTCCTCTACGAGCTGCTGGCCGGCCTGCTGCTCGGCCTGGCCGTGGGGTTCGCCGGCGCCTGGGTGATGCGCCGCGCGGCGCTGCCGTCGTCCGGGCTCTACCCGCTGGCGGTCATGGCGCTGTGCTTCCTGTCCTACGGCGTCGCGGCGGGGGTGCACGCGTCGGGCTTCGCGGCGGTGTACGTCGCGGCGCTGGTCCTCGGCAACTCCGAGCTGCCGCACCGCGCGGCCACCCGCTCCTTCGGCGAGGGGCTGGCCTGGCTGGCCCAGATCGGGCTCTTCGTGATGCTCGGGCTGCTGCTGTCGCCGGGGCGGATCGAGCTGTCGACGGTGGGGTACGCCGTCGTGGCCGGTCTCGTCCTGACCTTCCTGGCCCGCCCGGTCTCGGTGGCCGTGAGCGCGGTCGTGCAACCGATGCCGTGGCGGGAGCTGTCCTTCATCTCCTGGGCCGGGCTGCGCGGCGCCGTACCGATCGTGCTCACCACGATCCCCCTGGCCGAGGGCGTGGACGGCTCGGAGCGGCTCTTCGACATCGTCTTCGTGATGGTCGTGATCTACACGCTGCTGACCGGACCGACGCTGCCCGCGGTGGCGCGGACCCTGCGGGTGGCCCGGCGCTCGGAGCCTCGCGGGCTCGACATCGAGGCGGCGCCGCTCGAGCGGGTCGCTGCCGACCTGCTCCAGGTCAGCATCAGCCCGGTCTCGAAGATGCACGGCGTGGAGGTCGGTGAGCTGCGGCTGCCCCGCGGCGCCTCGATCTCGATGATCGTGCGCGACGACGAGACGCTGGTCCCCGAGCGGCGCACGGTCCTGCGCCACGGCGACGACCTGCTCGTCGTCACCCCGCGCCGGCTGCGCGACAAGACCGAGGAGCGGCTGCGCCAGGTCAGCGCGCGCGGGCGGCTCGCGCAGTGGCTGGGCTGA
- a CDS encoding WXG100 family type VII secretion target, with protein MHGDADAIRRLARTMGEQGTTLRDEAGRLLARAETVTWEGLAADAMRQRVREQVTGLHWAAVLADEAADALGRHARAVEERGDLVGDLLGLVS; from the coding sequence ATGCACGGCGACGCGGACGCGATCAGGCGACTGGCCCGGACCATGGGCGAGCAGGGCACGACCCTGCGCGACGAGGCGGGGCGGCTGCTCGCCCGCGCCGAGACGGTGACGTGGGAGGGGCTCGCCGCCGACGCCATGCGCCAGCGCGTGCGCGAGCAGGTGACCGGGCTGCACTGGGCGGCGGTCCTGGCCGACGAGGCCGCCGACGCGCTCGGTCGGCACGCCCGAGCCGTCGAGGAGCGCGGCGACCTGGTCGGCGACCTGCTGGGGCTGGTCTCGTGA
- a CDS encoding FAD-binding protein, which yields MSGTDLPDVRSAAEVPAGAPAYDVVVVGFGIAGGCAALEAARAGARVLLLERAAVHGGTSALSGGHFYLGAGTPVQEATGHADDVEAMARYLTLTSKDPDAEKIRAYCEGSVEHFGWLEALGFAFERSYYPEKAVIQPGTQGLMFTGNEKVWPFLEQARPAPRGHKVPVPGDTDGTRLVMDLLRDRVVEAGVEVRYETGVTHLVADDTGAVVGVEWRSFERTGAVLAPAVVLAAGGFVMNPDMVATHTPALGSKLFTLGSTYDDGLGIRLGASVGGALEHMDEPFITAPFYPPSVLVTGLVVNRDGERFVAEDSYHARTSYHVMQQPDQVAWLIVDSAHMEEQRMSLCPLVDGWETVEEMEEGLGIATGALAKTLDRYNEHAARGEDPDFHKHPDWLAPQDQGPWGAYDLSLGKALYAGFTLGGLRVSVDGEVRRADGSLVPGLYAAGACASNLAQDGAGYCSGTQLGEGSFFGRRAGRRAALG from the coding sequence GTGTCCGGCACCGACCTCCCCGACGTCCGCTCGGCCGCGGAGGTGCCCGCCGGCGCGCCGGCGTACGACGTGGTGGTGGTCGGGTTCGGGATCGCCGGCGGGTGCGCGGCCCTCGAGGCGGCCCGGGCCGGAGCGCGCGTGCTGCTGCTGGAGAGGGCGGCGGTCCACGGGGGGACGAGCGCGCTGAGCGGAGGCCACTTCTACCTCGGCGCCGGGACGCCGGTGCAGGAGGCGACCGGGCACGCCGACGACGTCGAGGCGATGGCGCGCTACCTCACCCTCACCAGCAAGGACCCGGACGCGGAGAAGATCCGCGCCTACTGCGAGGGCTCGGTCGAGCACTTCGGGTGGCTGGAGGCGCTGGGCTTCGCCTTCGAGCGCTCCTACTACCCGGAGAAGGCGGTGATCCAGCCCGGCACCCAGGGCCTGATGTTCACCGGCAACGAGAAGGTCTGGCCGTTCCTGGAGCAGGCGCGGCCGGCCCCGCGCGGCCACAAGGTGCCGGTCCCGGGTGACACCGACGGCACCAGGCTGGTGATGGACCTGCTGCGCGACCGGGTCGTGGAGGCGGGCGTCGAGGTCCGCTACGAGACCGGCGTGACCCACCTGGTCGCCGACGACACCGGCGCCGTGGTCGGCGTCGAGTGGCGCTCGTTCGAGCGGACCGGGGCGGTCCTGGCCCCGGCGGTGGTGCTGGCCGCCGGCGGCTTCGTGATGAATCCGGACATGGTCGCCACCCACACGCCGGCGCTCGGCTCGAAGCTGTTCACCCTCGGCTCGACGTACGACGACGGGCTGGGCATCCGCCTCGGTGCCAGCGTCGGCGGCGCGCTGGAGCACATGGACGAGCCGTTCATCACCGCGCCGTTCTACCCGCCCTCGGTGCTGGTCACGGGACTGGTCGTCAACCGGGACGGCGAGCGGTTCGTGGCCGAGGACAGCTACCACGCGCGGACGTCGTACCACGTCATGCAGCAGCCCGACCAGGTCGCCTGGCTCATCGTCGACAGCGCCCACATGGAGGAGCAGCGCATGTCGCTGTGCCCGCTCGTGGACGGCTGGGAGACGGTCGAGGAGATGGAGGAGGGGCTCGGGATCGCGACGGGTGCGCTGGCCAAGACCCTCGACCGCTACAACGAGCACGCCGCGCGCGGCGAGGACCCCGACTTCCACAAGCACCCCGACTGGCTCGCGCCCCAGGACCAGGGGCCGTGGGGCGCCTACGACCTGTCGCTCGGGAAGGCGCTGTACGCCGGCTTCACCCTCGGCGGGCTGCGGGTGAGTGTGGACGGCGAGGTCCGGCGCGCGGACGGGTCCCTCGTCCCCGGGCTGTACGCCGCCGGTGCGTGCGCGTCCAACCTCGCCCAGGACGGCGCCGGCTACTGCTCCGGCACCCAGCTGGGCGAGGGGTCGTTCTTCGGGCGGAGGGCTGGTCGGCGCGCCGCCCTAGGGTGA
- a CDS encoding pyridoxal phosphate-dependent aminotransferase translates to MTLPTGDRWQVARRADVPPFHVMDLLAAAAVRRRTHGDLLDLLAGQPATGAPAPVRDEAVRLLQSGDPLGYTPAVGILELREAIAGHHRRTYGIEVDPDEVIVTTGSSGGFLLAFLAAFDVGDKVAMARPGYPCYRNVLNALGVEVVEVPTGPETRFQPTVEQVAELHAQHGLSGLVVASPANPTGTMLLPSELAALSQWCEAEQVQLISDEIYHGIEYAPLDGGDRMARSAWETSREAVVFASFSKYFSMTGWRIGWMLVPERLRRACDVLTGNFTICPPVLAQRAALAAFDDASYAELDGHVRRYADNRRLLLEGLPRLGITGLAPADGAFYAYADVGHVSQDTMAFCHDLLARTGVAVAPGVDFDTEVGQRFVRISFPGDAATIEAALERLSTVL, encoded by the coding sequence ATGACCCTGCCGACCGGGGACCGCTGGCAGGTGGCCCGCCGGGCCGACGTGCCGCCGTTCCACGTGATGGACCTGCTCGCGGCGGCGGCGGTCCGCCGGCGCACGCACGGCGACCTGCTCGACCTGCTGGCCGGCCAGCCCGCGACCGGCGCGCCGGCACCGGTGCGCGACGAGGCGGTGCGACTGCTGCAGAGCGGCGACCCGCTCGGCTACACGCCCGCGGTCGGCATCCTCGAGCTGCGCGAGGCCATCGCCGGTCACCACCGGCGCACCTACGGCATCGAGGTCGACCCCGACGAGGTCATCGTCACCACCGGCAGCAGCGGCGGCTTCCTGCTGGCCTTCCTGGCGGCGTTCGACGTGGGCGACAAGGTCGCGATGGCCCGGCCCGGCTACCCCTGCTACCGCAACGTGCTCAACGCGCTGGGCGTCGAGGTGGTCGAGGTGCCGACCGGTCCGGAGACCCGCTTCCAGCCGACCGTCGAGCAGGTCGCCGAGCTGCACGCGCAGCACGGGCTCAGCGGCCTGGTCGTGGCCAGCCCGGCCAACCCGACCGGCACCATGCTGCTGCCCTCCGAGCTGGCCGCGCTCTCCCAGTGGTGCGAGGCCGAGCAGGTGCAGCTGATCAGCGACGAGATCTACCACGGCATCGAGTACGCCCCCCTCGACGGCGGCGACCGGATGGCGCGCTCGGCGTGGGAGACCAGCCGCGAGGCCGTGGTCTTCGCGAGCTTCTCGAAGTACTTCTCCATGACCGGCTGGCGCATCGGCTGGATGCTCGTCCCCGAGCGGCTGCGCCGCGCCTGCGACGTGCTCACCGGCAACTTCACCATCTGCCCGCCGGTGCTCGCCCAGCGCGCCGCGCTCGCGGCGTTCGACGACGCGTCGTACGCCGAGCTCGACGGTCACGTCCGCCGCTACGCCGACAACCGGCGCCTGCTCCTGGAGGGGCTGCCCCGGCTCGGGATCACCGGCCTCGCGCCGGCCGACGGTGCGTTCTACGCCTACGCCGACGTCGGTCACGTCAGCCAGGACACGATGGCCTTCTGCCACGACCTGCTCGCCCGCACCGGCGTCGCGGTCGCGCCCGGCGTGGACTTCGACACCGAGGTCGGCCAGCGCTTCGTGCGGATCTCGTTCCCGGGCGACGCGGCGACCATCGAGGCAGCGCTGGAGCGGCTCTCCACAGTCCTCTGA
- a CDS encoding LytR C-terminal domain-containing protein codes for MWWSTLTAKVRTLITLAFLLVLLLGGVTWGWAQVTEPFPGKVDAPVCVDTSYQAGAELAVQDVTVSVLNASGREGLAARTMQQLEDAGFAAGKAGNAPSGTSLTDPAEIWVTDADSPAATLVRRRVGKVPVRDDVTSPVPGVTLVVGDAFGDVKADGPDALKVKDDAVVCSPPVG; via the coding sequence ATGTGGTGGTCGACGCTGACGGCGAAGGTGCGCACCCTCATCACGCTCGCGTTCCTGCTGGTCCTGCTGCTGGGCGGGGTCACGTGGGGGTGGGCACAGGTGACCGAGCCGTTCCCGGGCAAGGTGGACGCGCCGGTGTGCGTCGACACCTCCTACCAGGCCGGCGCCGAGCTGGCGGTCCAGGACGTGACGGTCAGCGTGCTCAACGCCAGCGGTCGTGAGGGACTGGCGGCGCGCACCATGCAGCAGCTGGAGGACGCGGGGTTCGCGGCGGGCAAGGCCGGCAACGCCCCGTCCGGCACGTCGCTCACCGACCCGGCCGAGATCTGGGTCACCGACGCCGACAGCCCGGCGGCCACGCTGGTGCGGCGGCGGGTCGGCAAGGTCCCGGTCCGCGACGACGTGACCAGCCCGGTGCCGGGGGTGACCCTGGTGGTCGGCGACGCGTTCGGCGACGTCAAGGCCGACGGTCCCGACGCCCTCAAGGTCAAGGACGACGCAGTGGTGTGCAGCCCGCCCGTCGGCTGA
- a CDS encoding lipase family protein produces the protein MSDEIIQVTGGAAGLAASYADARALAAAFDAAGDDLRAVAATALGVARDGDLLTSAALSPTTCAVAEAAVLATATSVSSAALSWEGTAAAVRLAVGGLEATDGAVRTALDRQLGPYALPPLLPLVAVDPDVLSDHPGLTSHAIAALGGPLGAVVAGLLYGEPGGPVVTPYAATLPRGRPRSVRDLLAHLRAVAELSGRPDSPANGTIEVQTLDGPDGRRHVVYLPGTDDFNAPWEQGADVRDLETDLDLAGGRPDAYRAGILEALHRAGARPDEPVLLVGHSAGGMAAAALVASSGGFAVTHAVTAGAPTAQVPGFPAGTHVLSLEQVGDIVPELDGAPNPDSVEQTTVLFDAHPEQGVLAHHGYDAYEAGAALADASADPSVHESVASIDGFLAGDGPTSSQVFQITRAPGVGASTW, from the coding sequence GTGAGCGACGAGATCATCCAGGTCACCGGCGGCGCGGCCGGCCTCGCGGCGTCGTACGCCGACGCCCGCGCCCTCGCCGCCGCCTTCGACGCCGCCGGCGACGACCTCCGCGCGGTGGCCGCGACCGCCCTCGGCGTGGCCCGCGACGGCGACCTGCTGACCTCGGCCGCCCTCTCCCCCACCACCTGCGCCGTCGCCGAGGCCGCCGTCCTGGCCACCGCGACCAGCGTGTCCTCGGCCGCCCTGTCCTGGGAGGGCACGGCCGCCGCCGTCCGCTTGGCCGTCGGTGGGCTCGAGGCCACCGACGGCGCCGTCCGCACCGCCCTGGACCGCCAGCTCGGGCCCTACGCCCTGCCGCCGCTCCTCCCGCTCGTCGCCGTCGACCCCGACGTGCTGAGCGACCACCCCGGCCTGACCTCCCACGCAATCGCCGCCCTCGGCGGCCCGCTCGGCGCCGTCGTCGCCGGCCTGCTCTACGGCGAGCCCGGCGGGCCGGTCGTCACGCCGTACGCCGCCACCCTCCCGCGCGGGCGCCCGAGGTCGGTCCGCGACCTGCTCGCCCACCTGCGCGCCGTGGCCGAGCTCTCGGGCCGCCCCGACTCACCGGCCAACGGCACGATCGAGGTGCAGACCCTCGACGGGCCCGACGGGCGCCGGCACGTGGTCTACCTGCCCGGCACCGACGACTTCAACGCCCCGTGGGAACAGGGCGCCGACGTCCGCGACCTGGAGACCGACCTGGACCTCGCCGGCGGCCGCCCCGACGCCTACCGCGCCGGCATCCTCGAGGCCCTGCACCGTGCCGGCGCCAGACCCGACGAGCCCGTCCTCCTCGTCGGCCACTCCGCCGGCGGCATGGCGGCGGCCGCGCTGGTCGCCTCCAGCGGCGGCTTCGCCGTGACCCACGCGGTGACCGCCGGCGCGCCGACGGCCCAGGTGCCCGGCTTCCCCGCCGGCACCCACGTGCTGTCGCTGGAGCAGGTCGGCGACATCGTCCCCGAGCTCGACGGCGCCCCCAACCCCGACTCGGTCGAGCAGACGACGGTGCTGTTCGACGCCCACCCCGAGCAAGGGGTGCTGGCGCACCACGGCTACGACGCGTACGAGGCGGGCGCCGCGCTGGCTGATGCGAGCGCGGACCCCTCGGTGCACGAGAGCGTGGCGTCGATCGACGGCTTCTTGGCCGGAGACGGGCCGACGAGCAGCCAGGTCTTCCAGATCACGCGCGCGCCGGGCGTCGGCGCCTCGACCTGGTGA
- a CDS encoding redoxin domain-containing protein, translated as MSRVILIDAEGHPHELPGGLDDAAALADALGWALKPEGLCRDETCVPLLGRPVLDALGLLGVVDEAADVAAVVPSAETHHRELDGGRAPRLDLRDVDGRPVSFDDLSGHKRVLVTWASWCGCRHELAGWQRLQDELAADGLRLFSVALDDDPEDSRPWIEAGVPTYPVAVDTAHVTAERYGITNVPSVVWVDEDDRVVKPPTIAPGDDQFIDFTKIDSEQHHEALRRWVREGVLPASAEAEAHQRTDAEQLALAHRRVASYLQRTGDADAAKRHLAEAQDLAPWDWTVRRGGIAMTGGDPFLGEEFLAFWQEWDGSGRPGYTPTT; from the coding sequence CTGTCCCGCGTGATCCTCATCGACGCCGAGGGGCACCCGCACGAGCTCCCCGGCGGGCTGGACGACGCGGCCGCCCTGGCCGACGCCCTCGGCTGGGCGCTCAAGCCCGAGGGGCTGTGCCGCGACGAGACGTGCGTGCCGTTGCTCGGTCGGCCCGTGCTCGACGCCCTCGGCCTCCTCGGTGTCGTCGACGAGGCCGCGGACGTCGCCGCGGTCGTGCCGTCGGCCGAGACCCACCACCGCGAGCTGGACGGCGGCCGTGCGCCGCGGCTCGACCTGCGGGACGTGGACGGCCGGCCGGTGTCCTTCGACGACCTCTCCGGCCACAAGCGGGTCCTGGTCACCTGGGCCTCGTGGTGCGGCTGCCGGCACGAGCTGGCCGGCTGGCAGCGGCTCCAGGACGAGCTGGCCGCGGACGGGCTGCGGCTGTTCTCGGTCGCCCTCGACGACGACCCCGAGGACTCGCGGCCCTGGATCGAGGCCGGCGTCCCGACGTACCCGGTCGCCGTGGACACCGCGCACGTGACCGCCGAGCGCTACGGGATCACCAACGTCCCCTCGGTGGTCTGGGTCGACGAGGACGACCGGGTCGTGAAGCCGCCGACCATCGCCCCGGGCGACGACCAGTTCATCGACTTCACCAAGATCGACAGCGAGCAGCACCACGAGGCGCTGCGGCGCTGGGTGCGCGAGGGCGTGCTGCCCGCCAGCGCCGAGGCCGAGGCGCACCAGCGCACCGACGCCGAGCAGCTCGCGCTCGCCCACCGTCGGGTCGCGTCGTACCTCCAGCGGACCGGCGACGCGGACGCCGCGAAGCGGCACCTCGCCGAGGCCCAGGACCTCGCGCCGTGGGACTGGACCGTGCGCCGCGGCGGCATCGCCATGACCGGTGGCGACCCGTTCCTCGGCGAGGAGTTCCTGGCCTTCTGGCAGGAGTGGGACGGCTCGGGTCGTCCGGGCTACACGCCGACGACCTGA
- a CDS encoding DinB family protein: MAEEFRERDLRGARFVESDLSGVVIRGSEVSGLAIDSPWLLDGDPVTVNGVDITGYVEGELNRRFPGRELWRATDPEGLREAWRAAVAAWDAVIGRAPEALVDEEVDGEWSFATTLRHLVHATDLWLGQSVLGWSREEFHPLGVGYGQVAEPAPYADVLAARASRVALVREFLADVTPEVLVEPRPQPHEPERTVTVCHCVQVVMEESWEHLRFAVRDLDALERA; the protein is encoded by the coding sequence ATGGCCGAGGAGTTCAGGGAGCGGGACCTGCGCGGGGCGCGGTTCGTGGAGTCCGACCTGTCCGGCGTGGTGATCCGCGGCAGCGAGGTCTCGGGGCTGGCCATCGACTCGCCCTGGCTGCTCGACGGCGACCCGGTGACGGTCAACGGCGTCGACATCACCGGCTACGTCGAGGGCGAGCTCAACCGCCGCTTCCCCGGGCGCGAGCTGTGGCGGGCCACCGACCCCGAAGGGCTCCGCGAGGCCTGGCGCGCGGCGGTCGCCGCCTGGGACGCCGTGATCGGGCGCGCACCGGAGGCCCTGGTCGACGAGGAGGTCGACGGCGAGTGGTCCTTCGCCACGACGCTGCGCCACCTGGTGCACGCGACCGACCTGTGGCTCGGCCAGAGCGTGCTGGGCTGGTCGCGCGAGGAGTTCCACCCGCTCGGCGTCGGCTACGGCCAGGTCGCCGAGCCCGCGCCGTACGCCGACGTGCTGGCCGCCCGAGCGAGCCGCGTCGCGCTGGTCAGGGAGTTCCTGGCCGACGTCACGCCCGAGGTCCTCGTCGAGCCGCGCCCCCAGCCGCACGAGCCCGAGCGCACCGTGACCGTGTGCCACTGCGTGCAGGTGGTCATGGAGGAGAGCTGGGAGCACCTGCGCTTCGCGGTGCGCGACCTCGACGCGCTCGAGCGGGCATGA